A single window of Vigna radiata var. radiata cultivar VC1973A chromosome 4, Vradiata_ver6, whole genome shotgun sequence DNA harbors:
- the LOC106759387 gene encoding serine carboxypeptidase-like: MESSSSRFLCTCLSSMFFFLISNTIPLSFSSPTHHTNSDLSFSSTAEKLIRGFNLFPKDPINTLESDSLLVAGNIVEKKLTFPSLVAPGSSVEELGHHAGYYSLPRSKAARMFYFFFESRNRKDDPVVIWLTGGPGCSSELALFYENGPFQLTKNLSLVWNDYGWDKASNIIFVDQPTGTGFSYTSDESDIRHDEEGVSNDLYDFLQAFFKEHPQFTKNDFYITGESYAGHYIPALASRVHQGNKAKEGIHINLKGFAIGNGLTNPEIQYQAYTDYALDRGLIQKADYNSINKLLPSCKQAIEDCGTEGGETCVTSLYVCNKIFNRIMNIAGDVNYYDIRKKCVGDLCYDFSEMEEFLNKKTVRDALGVGDLDFVSCSSTVYSAMMEDWMRNLEAGIPALLEDGIKVLVYAGEEDLICNWLGNSRWVQAMEWSGQKEFGASGAVPFLVDGAEAGTLKSHGPLAFLKVYEAGHMVPMDQPKAALTMLRSWMQGKLTMTKNGDNVSPK, translated from the exons ATGGAATCATCTTCCTCAAGGTTCCTCTGCACATGTCTGTCTTCTATGTTCTTCTTTCTCATCTCCAATACCATTCCACTTTCTTTCTCCTCTCCAACTCACCACACAAACAGCGACCTTAGTTTTTCTTCAACGGCAGAAAAACTCATAAGAGGGTTCAACCTCTTCCCCAAAGACCCCATTAACACACTCGAGAGTGACTCTCTTCTTGTGGCAGGAAACATTGTGGAGAAGAAGTTAACTTTTCCTAGCCTTGTTGCTCCAGGGTCTTCTGTGGAAGAACTTGGTCACCATGCAGGCTATTATAGCCTTCCTCGTTCTAAAGCTGCAAG GATGTTCTACTTTTTCTTTGAATCTCGAAACAGAAAGGATGATCCTGTTGTCATATGGCTGACTGGAGGACCAGGATGTAGCAGTGAACTAGCTTTGTTTTACGAAAATGGTCCTTTTCAGCTTACCAAGAACTTGTCCCTTGTGTGGAATGACTATGGTTGGGACAAG gcatcaaatattatatttgttgacCAACCCACTGGAACAGGGTTCAGCTATACTTCTGATGAGAGTGACATTCGCCATGATGAAGAGGGTGTTAGCAATGATTTGTATGACTTCTTGCAG GCATTTTTCAAGGAGCATCCTCAATTCACTAAGAATGACTTTTATATTACTGGAGAGTCATATGCTGGGCACTACATTCCAGCTCTTGCATCCAGGGTTCACCAAGGAAACAAAGCAAAAGAAGGAATTCATATAAATCTAAAG GGTTTTGCTATTGGTAATGGGTTAACCAATCCTGAAATTCAGTACCAGGCGTACACAGACTATGCATTAGACAGAGGACTAATTCAAAAGGCTGATTATAATAGCATCAACAAGTTGCTCCCATCATGCAAGCAGGCCATAGAAGATTGCG GCACTGAAGGTGGAGAAACCTGTGTAACTTCATTATATGTCTGCAATAAGATATTCAATAGGATAATGAACATTGCTGGAGATGTAAAT TACTATGACATTAGAAAGAAATGTGTGGGAGATCTGTGTTATGACTTTTCTGAGATGGAGGAATTCTTAAACAAGAAGACAGTGAGAGATGCTTTAGGTGTTGGGGACTTAGACTTCGTTTCATGCAGTAGCACAGTGTATAGCGCTATGATGGAAGACTGGATGAGAAATCTAGAAGCGGGTATTCCAGCACTTCTAGAGGATGGAATCAAGGTGCTTGTGTATGCTGGAGAAGAAGATCTCATATGCAATTGGCTTG GGAATTCAAGGTGGGTTCAAGCAATGGAGTGGTCTGGTCAAAAAGAATTTGGGGCGTCTGGTGCAGTCCCATTTCTGGTGGATGGTGCAGAAGCAGGCACGCTGAAAAGCCATGGACCTCTCGCTTTCCTGAAG